In Leishmania mexicana MHOM/GT/2001/U1103 complete genome, chromosome 34, one DNA window encodes the following:
- a CDS encoding hsp70 subfamily B suppressor 1 — protein MNRHNKFYAEVADELEGDDYYDDDDYNYDEEYEEEGEYDEAAYEATASAASPEPAHMSKSTTQATAPAAPVVRVNPYTTISPQVDDDYELLDMLLPQLHALWKLNAPTMLPLTESEAVTALRASNYDVEPAFLQLKEKRDEERFKRGGGFLKVAAAAGPGKRASTLPAVESAEPGGEEASDNEGNSASPSASSGRTTNTLRGSKGTSQRRTKQMLEMEPDKEKPDCTFVIAGHVDAGKSTTLGHLLLLLGRVSIQDVERNEKADRTHHKDSFKYAWLLDQCEEERRRGVTIDSGSFCFETEHRRVHILDAPGHKDFVLNMISSATQADAALLVVTAATSEFETGLHHGTKSHLLVLKTLGVGSIVVAVNKMDAVAYSQERYDYVVRELQLLLKQTRIPEEAIIGFCPISGMTGVNITQRGAKETPWYHDLSLIEMIDKCPLESRLVNSPLRLSLQDVQGTTLYAKVESGRLFTGDTVHFVPSEVRVAVKSIQKPTVAGPVLVAFAGETVEISTNSSVTGLYPGCVGCEPNLLIHSSTDFEAHIQTFRTLTKSILPGASFTIIVHALTVRVHVVALISKMDSKTGNWSKGMVKCVPPAAQAMMLFRAESPVALEPATECRALGRFVLQQDGETVAGGLVTRVVDKP, from the coding sequence ATGAATCGACACAACAAGTTTTACGCCGAGGTGGCTGACGAGTTGGAGGGGGACGACTActacgatgacgacgacTACAACTATGATGAAGAGtacgaagaggagggggagtaCGACGAGGCAGCGTACGAGGCCACAGCGAGTGCGGCGTCGCCTGAACCGGCGCACATGTCCAAAAGCACCACGCAGGCGACtgcgcccgcagcgccggtCGTGCGCGTTAACCCCTACACAACGATATCGCCGCAGGTGGACGACGACTACGAGCTGCTCGacatgctgctgccgcagctgcacgccttGTGGAAGTTGAATGCACcgacgatgctgccgctcacggagagcgaggcggtCACGGCACTGCGGGCAAGCAACTACGACGTTGAGCCCGCCTTCCTGCAACTCAAAGAAAAGCGAGACGAGGAGCGCTTCAAGCGCGGCGGGGGCTTCCTGAAggtcgccgcagccgctggacCTGGGAAGCGAGCTTCCACTCTTCCAGCTGTCGAGTCAGCAGAACcgggcggcgaggaggcgagcgaTAACGAGGGCAACTCTGCATCGCCGAGCGCGAGCTCTGGCCGCACCACGAACACCTTGAGAGGCTCGAAGGGCACATCGCAGCGACGCACGAAGCAGATGCTAGAGATGGAACCGGACAAGGAGAAGCCGGACTGCACCTTTGTGATTGCCGGTCACGTCGACGCCGGAAAAAGCACCACGCTgggccacctcctcctgctcttgGGCCGCGTTAGCATCCAGGATGTCGAGAGAAACGAAAAAGCAGACCGCACGCACCACAAGGACTCCTTCAAGTACGCCTGGTTGCTGGACCAGtgtgaggaggagcggcgccgtggcgtCACCATCGACTCTGGTTCCTTTTGCTTCGAAACAGAGCACCGTCGCGTGCACATCCTCGATGCCCCAGGGCACAAGGACTTTGTGCTGAACATGATCAGCAGTGCCACCCAGGCCGACGCCGCCTTGCTCGTcgtgacggcggccaccTCAGAGTTCGAGACGGGGCTGCACCACGGTACCAAGTCTCATCTTCTGGTCTTGAAAACGCTCGGCGTCGGGTCCATCGTTGTCGCCGTCAACAAGATGGACGCCGTTGCCTATTCACAGGAGCGCTACGACTACGTGGtgcgggagctgcagctcctgctgaAGCAGACCCGCATCCCCGAGGAGGCCATCATTGGCTTCTGCCCCATTAGCGGCATGACAGGCGTCAACATCACTCAGCGGGGCGCCAAGGAAACGCCGTGGTACCACGATCTCAGTTTAATCGAGATGATTGACAAGTGCCCGTTGGAGAGTCGCCTCGTGAACAGCCCGCTGCGCCTGAGTCTGCAAGACGTGCAGGGCACCACCCTCTACGCCAAGGTTGAGAGCGGAAGGCTCTTCACAGGGGACACGGTTCATTTCGTGCCGAGCGAGGTGCGGGTCGCCGTCAAGTCGATTCAAAAGCCCACTGTGGCTGGCCCCGTTCTCGTCGCCTTTGCTGGCGAGACGGTGGAAATCAGCACAAACTCGTCCGTGACAGGACTGTACCCGGGCTGTGTGGGCTGCGAGCCGAATTTGCTGATCCACAGCTCTACCGACTTCGAGGCGCATATTCAAACCTTTCGCACCCTCACCAAGTCCATCTTGCCAGGGGCGAGCTTCACCATCATTGTGCACGCCCTGACGGTGCGGGTGCATGTTGTCGCACTCATCTCGAAGATGGACAGCAAAACAGGAAACTGGTCGAAGGGGATGGTGAAGTGTGTGCCGCCGGCCGCGCAGGCGATGATGCTCTTTCGTGCCGAGTCTCCTGTCGCCCTCGAACCGGCGACGGAGTGCCGCGCGCTGGGGCGGTTTGTCCTTCAGCAGGATGGCGAAACGGTTGCTGGCGGCTTGGTGACACGCGTTGTGGACAAGCCGTGA
- a CDS encoding putative poly(a) binding protein: MAFTGPNPSIWVGGLDPDLQEQKLYDYFVRIGPVTSVRVCVDSATQKSLGYGYVNFQDPADAEKALDQAGSKLGSRYLRIAKIQRDPSKRRSGVNNILVKKLPKSVDTYALKEMFSKFGRLTAIGLACDEKGESRGYARISFEREESAVDAVREMDGMEMDGQAIVVERYQAQHRDELLKQFTNLYVKNLDPAVTDEKLRAFFAKYGEVSSAKVRDLGAVQSEAGLGYVAFQKHEDAARAVEELNGKECEIAKAGSPLDVSRFRSREERQRDRERQRRERAQQHSKYPNLYVKGFDDTVTSERLEELFQRYGETVSVTVMMDKETGVSRCFGFVSMKDQNAASQAIQELNGSTFLSPRPLFVTYALRKDARRQNLEERSKQFRVRQNPMGGPGMGAMPPIGFMGPQMFNNVNMPFMNPRVPIMPMNGMNGIGGMNGMGGMNGVGGVGGMGGVGGVGGMGGVGGVGGVGAMGGMGGMGGMARPMAPNAMSQMRSRPMPQKPPMQSLMPQQHQQAPPQGQNLAAVLANLNPEQQKNVLGERLYSYIVRSHPSVAAKITGMLLEMDNSEILNMLDSPTMLDSKIAEAQDVLNRHMSV, encoded by the coding sequence ATGGCCTTCACTGGTCCGAATCCCTCAATCTGGGTCGGTGGCCTGGACCCTGATCTGCAGGAGCAGAAGCTATACGACTACTTTGTGCGCATCGGCCCCGTTACCTCTGTCCGCGTATGCGTCGACTCTGCCACGCAGAAGTCTCTCGGGTACGGTTACGTGAACTTCCAGGACCCGGCGGATGCTGAGAAGGCGCTGGACCAAGCCGGCTCCAAGCTCGGCTCCCGCTACCTCCGCATCGCCAAGATCCAACGCGACCCCTCGAAGCGCCGCTCCGGCGTCAACAACATCCTTGTCAAGAAACTCCCGAAGAGTGTTGACACCTACGCACTGAAGGAGATGTTCAGCAAGTTTGGCCGCCTCACCGCGATCGGCCTGGCGTGCGACGAGAAGGGCGAGTCCCGCGGCTACGCCCGCATCTCCTTCGAGCGCGAGGAGTCCGCCGTGGACGCCGTGAGGGAGATGGACGGGATGGAGATGGACGGCCAGGCGATCGTCGTTGAACGCTACCAAGCCCAGCACCGTGAcgagctgctgaagcagtTCACCAACCTGTACGTCAAAAACCTCGATCCCGCTGTCACGGACGAAAAGCTGCGCGCGTTCTTCGCCAAGTACGGCGAGGTCAGCTCCGCTAAGGTCCGCGACCTCGGTGCTGTGCAGAGCGAGGCCGGTCTCGGCTACGTCGCCTTCCAGAAGCACGAGGACGCCGCCCGCgctgtggaggagctgaacGGAAAGGAGTGTGAGATCGCCAAGGCCGGCTCCCCTCTCGACGTGAGCCGCTTCCGCTCTCGCGAGGAGCGCCAGCGCGACCgcgagcgccagcgccgtgagcgcgcgcagcagcacagcaagTACCCGAACCTGTACGTTAAGGGCTTTGACGACACTGTCACGAGTGAGCGCCTGGAAGAGCTGTTCCAGCGCTACGGCGAGACCGTGTCGGTGACAGTGATGATGGACAAGGAGACTGGGGTGTCGCGCTGCTTCGGCTTCGTGTCCATGAAGGACCAGAacgccgcctcgcaggccATCCAGGAGCTGAACGGCAGCACCTTTCTCAGCCCCCGCCCGCTCTTCGTTACGTACGCCCTTCGCAAGGATGCGCGCCGCCAGAACCTTGAGGAGCGCAGCAAGCAGTTCCGCGTGCGCCAAAACCCAATGGGCGGCCCGGGCATGGGTGCCATGCCACCCATAGGCTTTATGGGCCCGCAGATGTTCAATAACGTCAACATGCCATTCATGAACCCGCGCGTGCCGATCATGCCGATGAACGGAATGAACGGAATAGGCGGCATGAACGGTATGGGTGGCATGAACGGCGTGGGCGGTGTGGGAGGTATGGGAGGCGTGGGCGGTGTGGGAGGCATGGGAGGCGTGGGAGGCGTGGGCGGTGTGGGAGCTATGGGTGGGATGGGCGGCATGGGAGGCATGGCCCGCCCGATGGCGCCGAACGCGATGAGCCAGATGCGCTCTCGCCCGATGCCGCAGAAGCCGCCGATGCAGTCTCTGatgccacagcagcaccagcaggcgCCTCCGCAGGGCCAGAACCTTGCCGCCGTGCTCGCGAACCTCAACCCCGAGCAGCAGAAAAATGTGCTCGGCGAGCGTCTCTACAGCTACATTGTGCGCAGCCACCCGTCTGTGGCCGCCAAGATCACGGGTATGCTTCTTGAGATGGACAACTCCGAGATTCTGAACATGCTGGACTCGCCAACTATGCTGGACAGCAAGATCGCCGAGGCCCAGGACGTTCTGAACCGTCACATGAGCGTTTGA